The Theobroma cacao cultivar B97-61/B2 chromosome 1, Criollo_cocoa_genome_V2, whole genome shotgun sequence genome contains the following window.
CTGGCCTGCATATGAGAACAGAGACAAATTGAGTGGAAGTTGGAATTTCACCCATTGTAATTCAAAGCCTTTTCATCGAATAAAAAAGCATATATCTCCCTCAAAATGTAAATTGATTCACCAAAAACAGCTCCCAATGTCCCACAGTAAATGCTACCCTTCACGCACAAGAGTAAATCTGAACATATTCCTACAGGAACTACTAAAAAATGTGCTGATTCTTTAACTGGCAATGCATGATAAAAAATGAGGTAAAGCTTCAGTTGAATCCAACACCCAAATAGCCTAATGAAATAGCAGAATGACAGTAATATCCATCTGAAAATGATTTGTCCAAAATTAAGAGGTGAAGGGGACAAATTACTCCATTAATGCATCATTCTTGTTCCATACAACATTTGATCCCCTCAAATAAATCATGCATACCGAAAATATTCCCAGGAAGTCTTCAAACCTTAATCTTACAGAATTACTACTAGATGACCATCATTAGCCAAGACTTAACCATTTCATTAACTGTTTTCAACAATCATAGACAGCTGATTAATCTTCACAATGCCCTTACATTTcttgagaaaggaaaaggacTTAAGCACTCAAAAGCCACAACATGAAGGGCTTAAAGCCAAATCAACTTTTGCAAATTGCCAGAAACATTTGTTATTTTCAAGTTTATCAGACATAACACGTCTACAATCTGAAGCATATATTTCACAAAATGACAAAAGCTCTTGAGAAGGTCATCACATTTCACAATGAAATAACACCAACATCAACCAAAAGTTCAGTACTGCACGAGATAACCTAGAAACTCTGAACATTCCAAGGTGAGAAACAACAAACACTTACTAATCAAATGGATATGCTGTTGAggcaaaattcaaaaaatagcATACATCCAACACAGGGAGTAAACAACAAGAACACATTAATCTTAATATCTTATTAGACATTTCCTGTTCCGGTACTTTTTCTAATTATCACAAATAACTAACTTCACTTTGAAAGATTCGCATATTAATCAatctaaaaaaatgaatttagatCTCAGTCCCAGAGATCCTCAGCCACAATTTAACTAGAGTAATAACTGATGCAGAAAAACAATATAACAAAGATATTTCCTGGGTCATCATCTCAATTATGCTTTGTAAATTGGATTTACAAACTTTTAGAAATAACCATACGAAACACCCAAGGGTTTAAGAAACGTTACAGTACCGTTAAAACTAAACCAACAATTTCTTCAAAAAGTTAATAAACTGGATATAAACTGagtacaaaaataaataaagtgtGATGACAAATAAAACAATGAAATCAtgataatttgaaaattctttaaaagatTAAGCTGGAAAACAATTTTGGACAAAGTTAGTTTAATCACTCACCTCGAAAGATATGTCTAAATTTCCACTCATTGTCATGAAGATCCCTCGCAATCAACTCTTGAGCTGGAGGCTGCTGGGAGAAATCCTGAAGATACaataaaaatcttaaaagaattaataaaagaGATAATGAGTGAGACtaattcaattaaaaccaGAAGCTAGTAAATTGAATTGCTTGTAATTGACTAAAAACATACAAGAGGAGGAAAGACTTTTTCAGCGGCGCGGCGAGGAACAGAAAATCCTCCATGAGTGCTTGTGTCACTTGCTGTCAGTGTTTTACAAAAATAGTTGGTTGGCTGTTTGCTGGGATTACCCAGTTCTGCAGGCAGTAGGTACACGTCCTTTTGCTCTTGCTACAAGAATGCTTTCAAGTCAAGAAGTAAAAATGACATGTCTAGCAAGCACTAATCTTCATACAAGGGCAAGTTCCCATACCGGACTCAGTGGCTGCAAGGTCATTTGAGCATACACTTCATCTGTTTCTACATCTGCCTGTACGTGAAAGAACAAACACCTTGATAAGCAACCAACTAAAGTTCCATAAGCAGAAAGTAACGTATGCAGCATTCAACTTACATGCATAGTAACATTGTGAAGCTGACAGAGAAGCTGTGGGGGTAAGCTCGGATAGTTTGGTATGTGAGCATCTacttccttgttggtcgaagcAGCAACCTGCAAATTGAATCATAAACCACGGACAGCATGCTGAAACATTAGAAACAAAATACACAGTCCCTTATAGAGTGCTCTTGTTTGTTAGTTCAGATGAGCAATCAGCAAATCCTGCGTTAACAACTAGACTTGAAGAATGAAATTCAGCAAAACCGAAATGGCTGGTTTAGGTTCCATTCTTACATATCAATGAACAACTAATGTACATCCTTACATAGCATCTTAAAATACTATATCATCCTTGAAACTTCTGCTGGTGAACTATTTTCGTGagcacaaattaaaaaatagaatcAAATTCGAAAGAAAGCATGAGAAACGATGCAGGCATACTTACCTGTTCACTGTGACCTTGGGGAAAGTAAACAACCCGGCTTCCAACAGGCGGCAGGGACACCAGAGGACCCGCACATGCATGCCAAAGTTCAGAATTCAAACATTTCTTCTCCCCTGTACAAAAATCTTTCACAACTTCATAATTTCACAAATTTACAAGATTATGCAATTGTATACTTAAaggaaatacttaaaaaaaataaaaagaaagccAAAAATACTTACCTTCCTGAGTTTGCTGATTAAACCCTGATGAAGAGAGTCTCATTCTTCaaatctcaaaaaaaaaaaagagggtaTTTTTTCTCAAtagaaaaccaaacaaaaaaaagaagtagTGGTTGAAATAGCAATTACAAGTACCCCTCTTATAGAAGCACATTCAGGTTTCCTACAAAAGCCATagctaaaagaaaaagaagagaaaaaccCACCCCCCACCCCCCCTTTCTCCACCAGAAGCTTCTCAACTTAAGTTAAAATCAACATCCAAAAAAGCTAACTACCCTTACTCAGCAGGGCCTCATGAAGCTCAGATCATGCTTCTTGCTCCTAGCTTCTGttcacatttaaaaaaaatccaaactcCCCCAAGCTAAACCCTAGATATCTTCTTCACCAGATCTCCAAATTTCAAAGCTTTCCCCAACTCTAACTCAGCCCCCGCAAGTGTCCCTTTCGTCTGATTACTGGAGCTGCTCAGTTGAGTTAGAAAGCTAGAAAATGACACTTTTTATTGGTTTTaggagttttcttttttcttttttttttttgagagagagagagagaaatcaaggACTTGAGAGCAGctggaaagagagagagagagagagagcaatGAAATCCGCAATCAATTAATacaattgtcatttattttttttattttttattttttattttgttatccAGGGTGAAAGTCAGTCTTATTCTTACTCATCATTATTATTACTACTGtaagaatgaaaaaataaaagaagagaaatttGGGGATGCGAACGAAGGACTTTGACGTTTTTAAACTCTTACCTCACTATTACCCTTGGCCCTTTGATGTTTATCTTGACCTCATCAATCAACGTGGGCCCTACAGTCCCATGCAACCCCCCCTCCcccctaaaaaaaaaaagaaaaagaaaaataaatctcCATTTTCGTATCTTCAAGCACTCTCTCTGGTTGTTGGGCGCCCGTTTGGGACACCAGCCCAACGCTAAATGGGGCCCCTTCTCTTCTGACcgaaaaacaaaacatgagTCCGACCCGACCCAACCACTTTACACTACTctcctcttttatttttacttctaACCCAATTTAATTAGGGCAAATTCTAAATTACATCTCATCGTGTTTTGTAATCACAATCAGATGTCCGTACGAGATTTAGTGGTTGAAGAAACAAATtgatcattattatttttattttaattgtaatatttattttattttttattacatttttaatcaaatttatctttaatttaatttaatttacgtAACGTTAACGtgattttaatgtaaaaaataaaaatatcacataatCATGTTATCATATCATCTAAAACATGTTATGTCATTACTTATCATGACAAATTAACATACCACATGATCATGACGGGACACAAAATGATgagtaataatttattttaaggtTTATGATTTGGCCTTTGCTTTTTATGTGTGCGGAGGTTGTTCTGGTTTTGATATATTATGATGGTTGGTTCTTGTCCTGGCACCCCAAAAGTTAGGCCCTTGTTTTGTATAGCTCTTTAGGGAACTTCCAATTCCTTgcttattcaataaaaattacatttgaaaaaaatatataagtaatgataattaattataaaaatttattaaattaaaaatataaatataaaatatttaattaaatataaccTAATAAAAAGAGTTGAAATGCAACGGGAAGAGtatactttttaatttaatcttaggggattttatatgtttttcccttttttttttttcctttttctttaggCAGCATTGTTACCCATTGGCTTGACCCTTTCGTTCCTACTTTATCTTCAATGGAATTGGAAATGCTAAAATGGTCAGATGAGACGGAGGCCAAATGGAGTTCCAATAGgtacaaaaaaatttagccCTTGAAGTTGATCAAAATTACCTATTATGCATTTGTATCTGTCCACACTTTTTCAGACCAAATGGCATGGTCCATGGTCCACGGTCCTTTAGTTCAAAAGTCATGCAGGATGCATCCACGCTAGCTTTGATTAAAGCTTCGCAATCCTACTAAACCGATTGGTTTGACTCTGTCTGTGAACCGGTCATTTCACCAATCAGATTCGAAGTATGTTCTGAACCGGGTGTCCTGAAAAGTAAGGTCAAACAggggggaaaaaaaaattgtcgcACCGTTTTTTACAGGTTGGATCAACCAATTAAATCCGAAAAGACCAATACTGTCCCTTTACCGGTTCAACTGCCGGTGGTTAAAACATATAGAGTTAGATACTATGGTGAAGCATTTGTCTTTTTCAAAAGGAACATGCATTAACTAAGAAACAGTAGGATATCTAAGTTAACCTAGCAGCTTCAGAAGTGAAGTGATGGTGGGCTAGTATAGAAACTCAATGAGGATTGTAGTACACAGCAAAGCAGTTAATGAAAAGCAGAACATAGTTGGTAAAGGCACATTGATATCCTTGCTGAGGGAAATGCATGATTAATCTGTTCCTGCTGCAGCTCATTCAGGTACTGAGTACTTTGCAGCTgcaaatcacatattttaaatgaggTTAGAGATGAGACTGACAAATAGCAGTTGCATTGCATCCAATTGAGATTCCCATTTTTGGTTATTGCTCTTGTTTTGCTATTCAAAAGACCACCTCTAAAAGCATCACCCCCTAAAAGAAATACCTAAGAAGATAAATTATTGGCTGTATATTAGCCATTGCAGTACAGGAATGCCACTGCTCCTTcataattttctatttaaattgtttacaCCTTGACATGCAACAGCTGTTCCACAGGTAGCTATCAGAATTCTGAAATCAACAACGAAATCTACTGTAAGACATAGGCTCACAGATACTGGAATCGTACAATGCCTAATACTATACCGCCTTATAGTTTTCATTTCAAGCTGCTTCTTTCCCTTTTAGTTTATCCTTCTGCTGTACAATTGAATTCTGAATCATGATTTATGAATGATCAGCTTCGATACGCTTCCTGAAGACATTCTTTCATGAGATCGTTCCAAGCTAGCAATGCTGCTCCAACCGCAGGCTCCACCTGAAATTCATGCAAGAAAACAGCCAAAAGTAGTGATATACGTAAAACAACACATTTAGCATTTGCATAAAGCATGCTAGTGATGGCAACTGGACAGTGTTAGGCCAGGAGGACCTCCATCCTACCCATCCCTTGCACTAAAGAACTACCATCTGCCAGTCTGTCACCTACAAGTTTCACAGTCATTCTTCTAAGACATTTAATTTGGATAGAGCAATGACTCGAAGAAAGAATTTAACTGTCTTGTGAGATATTTAATTGGCAGAGTAATAGTGTATAATCCATATCTGCAGGATGAAAAGCTACATGCAGGCAGGCTCAGCTTAAACCTGCCCCATCCCAAAACCATGTCAAGGCATAACAAATGATTCTGTACTTGCCATGACAATTAATTATCAGACAAAAGTACTAGTCTGATGGTGCAGGCCAGCCAACAGGCCCACTTGAGCAGGAACATATTGCCATTCATTTATCTCATCTTCTTGTATGTTTTGCAGGTCTGATATTAACTCTGTTATTTATTCCTAAACAGCAGTTTTGGCATTTTGCATCTCCATTTAATTTCCACTCTGCTAATGTTCATAGCAAGAACATGTGACAACTTTTGTCAGTAGAGCAGCCAAAAAAATGATGACTGCACATCAAACACAATAATGTGGATAATACTTGTACCGGCCACTTGGACTAGACTTAACTATTATTACCTTTGGCCTAATTGGAAGGGCCCCGGGGTAGTCCTTGGAGATAAAGTCCATAACTTCTCTTCCTATGTCCCACCTCTGGTTCGCTTCAAGAACACCGCCAACCATAACAAGaggaaatgaatttttttcatctgCAAGGATTGATGCATAAAAATGGAAACTTAGCTGGCATATTCTAATCAACCGATGGCAGAGCTATCAAGGGACAGATTTCCAAGTTATACATTATTACTTCAAAAGTACATAATATGCTATTTTGAAAGAACACATAGTCGTTACCGAACTGATGATCACAATACTAGTAACAATAAGAAGACTGCACAGTTGTATAAAGctttcaaataatcaaataatttatGGCAGAGAAATGAAGGGAGAAAATAATACTATAGAAAATTACTTGTTATGACTTGGGATCACATGAGTTTAGCAAAAAACATTAAGATTCAACAGCTACATGAATGACCCATGGTAATAAGAAAATGCTTAGCAGTGTTAAAATGAGCATGCAAAAGATTAGGACCTAACAATAAGGGAAATGGTCATTACAAGCTTATAATCCAAATAAAGCAAATACTAACCAAATGCAGCACTTGTAAACACAAGATGTGCACAGGAGAATTGCCCTTACaacctaaaaaataatatatttaaagacCCATGCGCTGGGGGGGGGAGGGCGGGGGTAAATAGACCCTCGTTTATGTTCAAAATCACCAGCATGATATCCATCTAGGCCTACAAAGTCAATTCTAAACTTATTATGTCTGAAAGATATAACAAATAAAACCTATGTTCTCCATATATTCAGAATTTCTACAAGAATCAAATATCTTTGTGTTAAATTTAGTCAATACTGCACTATCTGACACTACAAAGAATGTTTTGCTTTTGTATATAGGAATAATTCAACCAAACAAAAGAATTCTCCTTTTATTTCAGATTTGGCTTGATACGCCCTACCTTCACCACACAAGCCAAGTCTCTGAACAACAGCTTTTACACTCAAAGCCAACTCTTGAACTGCCTCTTTCAAGATCTTATTCGCAACTTCATCACCAGCCTCTGCACAAGAGACAACAACCGGAACCAGTGCTGCAATGCGAGCCCATGATGGATCTGCATAGGTCCACCTAAATcaataagagaaaaacaaatggagttCAACATTTTATTATAACTAAACCATGAAACTATGATTATATCAATCTATCCCACATACTTTAGTTGATGTTACCAACTTAGTGACACTACCAAACCACTTCTGAGAAGTTTCAGAAACAGtgagagaagagaaaataaacTTCCTACATGATAATTtagttcaaaaaaaaaattaaaacaaacacCTGTGTACAAAAATTAATAGGACATATTGCATCCATCATCTGAGACCTTTTAAATTTAGTTTCATTTCATCCATGACCATTTAATTGAAATGTAGTATCTCATGACCTTTTATAATCTTGTTCATATCATCCTTCTATTATTAGCAACTAAAAAGTTGACGAAAATGACCCTATAAGCAACAAGTGGCATGCCATGCAGCAAGAGAGGATAGACATATAAGGCAAATACCACTCGTCATCCATGACTTTTCTTGCAGTTTCATAATCATCCATCAGTTTTTCAATTGCAACATAACACTGTAACCACTTGTGCGTGGTTCAGTATCATCCATCTGACTGACTGCCATTAGAAATTGTATGGAAGTGGCTATGGAAGCAACAGCTAAGATTACACCTGTGGCAGGTAATCTAGAAAACAAAGGTtcaaaaaaatagtaaatcCAGAATTTAACTCATGTGCCCAATAAAGTCTATAACTAGTCtatcatgaaaaaaaatatgagtttATAAGACAAATGAATTGATAAATTctggaaaaaaattttgagatttatGTTAAAAGCTATTTGAGCTTAGAGAGataaagcaagaaaataaatttggtggaaatagaaaagaggaaaagaggATATACAAAGGAAAATCAAGAATTGTGCTGGTGCCAGCAGAAAGCCTAGTTGGGCAACATGGTAACTGGTGTGAATATAAGGAAAAGTAGAGAGGGGTTTGCAGTTCAGGTTTCTGATACTGGAAAGGAATATACGAGACATGTGAGAAAGGAgcaagaaaagagaataaggGGCaataagaaaaagggaaaaaaagaaaagaaaaggaaaaacaaaaagagttaTAATGTGGTTGCTTCATTAATACTTATTTATACATTTGCATGAGAGGTTCTGTCCATTTTTTTATGGCAATACAAAAGATTAATCACATTGAACCATTTTAAAAGGTCAGgcttaattaaattgttttagaTGAAAGTGAAATTCTATAGAAAGGTTACAGATGATAAGTGCAATTTACCTTGTTTTTTCCAGCCCCACATTTGGTATATGGCATGCCTCATTTTGCTTACATGATTTGTTGACTTCTTATTGCTTGACTAATGAATGGATTATAGTGACACACTTATGAAAGGTCATGAAGTATAATGTAAAAGTTAAAAGGTTATGGATGAAAATTCAACCTACCCTAAAAGGGCACAAAATGACTAGTGCAATTTGTGCAAATGAATATGAGTTCTCAGTGGACTAATTTTGTGATTTATTCATATCCTTTAATTGACAACACAAACTGCAAAGAATTCTAGGAGGCAATTATAAGCCATAAATTAAAGCATCAATCCATAGATGACAAAGGACCACAAATATGAAAACTTTCTTAATTGCACATTCATTCACATTTTTCCGCCATATTTGATTGATCAACGATttgatttatctttttaaaaatagttgCAATAAAGAGATATCAAGACCAAAATTAGATAAATACCCAATTAGTTCATCTGCAGAAGAAAGACCAAGTGTCTGCAAAATGGTAGATTCAAGCATGGTATGTGGACCTCGACCATCATGAGCCCTAATTACAGCAGTTAGTGCCAGTGCGGCTATTCCATATCCACTGcatataaataaatcagaacatcaagaaaaCTACACTTATAACAGGTCATCGCAgaggcaaaaagaaaaagcaaatagCAAAAGTATCCATCAATTGATAATAAATAGGACCAGTAAAAGTTCATGTAATTAACGATGCAGCTCATCATCCCTTCAAGCTATTAGAATTATAGAagttaataaaaagaaaaaaagactaAAAGAGGCTTTACTAATTAAGTGTCAAAACAAACTTTCTAGAGATAACTTGTATTAGCTAGCACTTTTGCTTCTTTATGTCTTTATACACTTATCTTCACCATTCTACACCCGTAAGTTTTCAATTTCTACACTTATTTCTAACTTTATTAACATCTCAAAGAACTGATAGCTTCATAGAGCTATGGCAGACAATAAAGGAGATACTAATATCCCTATAGAATCCTTGAAGTCTGCTGTAAATGAGTTAAAAAAAGGTTGCACCAGACCTAGACAGCTCTAAAAATAATAGCCAATTTAAGCAAAAAAAGATAATGCTAATCTAATCCTTGTAAGGTACAACTGCTCTCCTGTAAAAGTAGATGCCACCAAAACTGAATAAAAGAATGCAAGCTTGCagcaaagagaaaagaaagttaCAAACCATAAAGGGGTTCTATCCAGTCTATAGTTCAAGATAAATTTCCAGAAAAGTTTTGTTGCCTTCCCAAATTATCCAAACAATTCAATTTGTTGTTCTAAACAAATTCAACAATCCAATTGAAGCATAGCTAGTATAATGTCATAATTGCTGCCATGACTGTGTAATTACTAGTGTCACGAAAACTGTATTTGTAGCAGCTGTCTGTAGGATTTCAGAAGAGCAGAACCACAGAATCTTTATGAAAACTCAAAAAGATTGAACGCAATTGTCAGGTCTTGTATATGTGATGTTTAACCGTGAATATGGGCCAAGTTGGTTGTCAAAACCCCAAGCAAAATTCACTTTGAAAATTGGTATATAAAAGTCAAGTACGTATTGCATCAGAATTTTTTGTGGTGTTTGATGAAGTGTGGTGTCTGATAAGCCAAGTTTGTTTTTGGGTTAGTATCATTTGGTTCTAAGTAAAATTGATTCACTTAGGATAAatgcttttcaaatttttgtagGAAATGATAGTGCAGAATTGTTTTGAAAGAACAGAATTTTCTTTTGATCAAAAgtctaaaataattatgttgATTTCAATAAAGTTAAAGTGCCGATCTCAATTTAAATACAAATTGTAAGGCATCAAAATAATGAACTTGAACCCATTTAGAATTTTGTATTCAAATCCTAGAGATATCCTAGAAAAGAAGTTTAGACTCAAAATTTTGAGCTCCAAATTTAAGTTCCCAGAAATTCCTTAACCCTTAAGCTTTGTGTCCACTAAACATCATTAGAATTAATAAGTCCAACAGTGTAGAAACTCTTATGTCTGAAATTGAATATTAGAGCAaaattaaacaacaaaaaaaggaagctaaaaataaaaacaaagtcaCAATCATGCACCTTCCCCAATCACCTAGGACAGGTCCTGCGCCAGCTGCTCGAGCTTCTCTGCCATCTTCTGTGAATCCATATGCAATGGTTCCTGTACCAGCAATTAGTACACAACCATGGAGCTTACCCATTGTCCCACTAGCCAAAGCTGCCACAGCATCATTTCGTACATATAGCTTTACATGGCTGGGAAATATGTCTCTATACAATTCATAGGCAGATTCATAGATGACTATTAATTACATATTTGTATAATGAACTAACTTCAGGTAAAAAGAGAAGCAAAGGGTTATATGAATTGTCATAACAAAATTTGACTATTTCAGGAGAACATTGATACACACAATGCATTTGTCAAACACTCATGCaagaaattttttctttattaacaaaaaatgtcACATATTGCACATGCAAGGTGAATTACATGGATTTTCCTAAACATCTGTTGATTCTTATAAAACATCAGAATTtccatttcattcaaaatgcACTCTGATTCTCCCAGAATATAAAGACAATTTTAGTTTATATATTCCAAGTTAGCGATAACAGGTTTCACATTAATTCTAGCAGCTTCAAACACGATGGCAGTCTTAAATCAACTGATATAATCAAACTGCAAGATGTAGAGCAAACCTAAGCCAGGTTAATATTCTTTGCTCGTCTGTCGGATGGTTAACACCAGATACAGCTAAACAAACAGCTCGAACTGCAGATCGATTTGAACCAGACTTTGAAAGAGCATCTGCCATAACTTGCTCCAATGTTTCTCTGGCAGCAGTTTCTGCAAAATACAGAAAATTGATAACCACAACATTGGAAAAAACTAACAGTATGTGATATTTTCTGGCCAAAAAATTAGAAGGAAAGAAcaaacaaataacaaaaacaaggCAGTTTGAGCTGTTTGTATCTTATCCAGTATATCATGTACAAAATGTGTAAttgcaataaaatattacaaaaaaataggCTTGCCAATTCAGGCTCTTCTAATTGTGTCAAATTGTTGCTTTTGCCAAATTGCTAAAAGAGAGCAAAAGCTAATAGTAAAACGCAAAATCACATATGATTGAGAATGAATAGATAGCTGGAATGTTACACATATTCACACACAAGTATTTCGTATAAAAGCAAAACCATGCATTTCTTTTCTCACAAAACTTTAATATCCATTAACATGTTTTGCCTTTTGCTTTCCAAAAGTCAAAATGCAAGTAGCGAAAGCAACAACCAAAATCAAGCCTGTCTTCCACATTACTTCGGCTGTCCACACTCCCTTCTGATCACTCTAGTGCCTCCTAAAACTACTGAATTAAACCCTCCCAAATGCTAATTTGCAATAACAAATGAAAGAACGGGGCCCCAcggtaaaagaaaaatgcgAGTGAGAGAAATTACCGCCGACACTGTTATGGTTGGAGCAGCCGGCGACGGCACGTGCGAGAACGGGAAGAGGGTCGGGAAGGGTGTCGGAGAAAGGCATAATTGGCATACAAATGCAGACAGTGGAAGTGGTTCCGCCGTCCAATCCCAAAATCACCTGCCTGTTACTCGCCACCGCCACCTCGTGCTCGAAGTCCCAGATTTCCCCGTTC
Protein-coding sequences here:
- the LOC18612190 gene encoding N-acetyl-D-glucosamine kinase, whose amino-acid sequence is MKRYRNGEIWDFEHEVAVASNRQVILGLDGGTTSTVCICMPIMPFSDTLPDPLPVLARAVAGCSNHNSVGETAARETLEQVMADALSKSGSNRSAVRAVCLAVSGVNHPTDEQRILTWLRDIFPSHVKLYVRNDAVAALASGTMGKLHGCVLIAGTGTIAYGFTEDGREARAAGAGPVLGDWGSGYGIAALALTAVIRAHDGRGPHTMLESTILQTLGLSSADELIGWTYADPSWARIAALVPVVVSCAEAGDEVANKILKEAVQELALSVKAVVQRLGLCGEDEKNSFPLVMVGGVLEANQRWDIGREVMDFISKDYPGALPIRPKVEPAVGAALLAWNDLMKECLQEAYRS